The DNA window CATGCTGATCAACCGCAAGGGCGAGACGTTCGGTGTGCCGATGGGCCTCGGCGCGACTTGGTATCCCGGTCTCACCTATACCCGGGCGATCGAGATGATCGATGACTACAAGCCGGGCGATGTCGCCTTTACCAACGATCCCTATTCCTGCTTCGTCGCCACCCATGCGCCCGACACCCATTTGTGGAAGCCGGTTTTCTACGGCGGCGAAATCATCGCCTGGACCGGAGGCCATATCCACAACACGGATATGGGCGGGGCCGTGCCGGCCTCGCTGTCGCGGGCACTCACTGAAATCCATCAGGAAGGCATCCGCTTTCCGCCGATGAAGCTGGTCAACGAAGGTGTCTTTGATGAAGACATTCTCAAGATCATGACGATCAACGTCCGCAAGCCGGACCTCAATATCGGCGACATCAAGGCTCTCGTCGGTGCGCTCAAGACAGGCGAGCGGAAGATCCTTGCGATGGTTGAGAAATTCGGCAAGGAGGCGTTTCTCGAAGGCGCGGAGGTTCTGCTCGACCATGCCGAGGCGCAGGCGCGGGACCTTCTTCGTTCCATGCCGGATGGAACCTGGGAATTTGTCGATTATGCCGACGAGGATTCCGTGGAGGCCAATCCGTGTCGCCTGAAGCTGACCTTGACGATCAAGGGAGACGAGGCACTGCTCGACTTCACGGGTTCCGACCCGCAACTTGGCTCGTCGCTCAACGTGCCGTCGGGCGGCGATCCGCGCCACACGATGCTGCTGGTCGGCGTCTATTACGTACTCTACACGCTGAACCCAAAGATTCTGCTGAACACCGGCCTGACGCGGCCCTTCACCTGCATCGCTCCGAAAGGCAGCGTGCTCAATCCGATCGCCCCGGCCGCCGTCGGCATGCGTTCTCTGACCTGCGCTCGTCTGCGCTCGGTCATTTTCGGCGCTTTTTGCCAGGCCGTGCCTGAGAAGCTGCCTGCGGCTCCGGCAGGCAACAATTGCATCGTCAACGTCATGACGACCGATGAGCGGACAGGTCGCACCGTGATCGCCGCGGTCAATCCAGTGGTCGGCGGCGGCGGCGGCATGCCGCATCGTGACGGAACGAATGGCTCGGGCGCGGATGCCGCTTACCTGAAGAACACGCCGATCGAGATCACCGAGACCGAGGTGCCGATCGAGTTCATCAAGTATGGATTGGCAAAGGACAGCGGGGGCGCCGGCCGATGGCGGGGCGGCCTTGCGACCGAGATGGCGTTTCGCGTGTTCGCGCCAGGCAGTCGCATCACTGCTCGCAACCGTGACCGCAGCTTCTTCCGTCCCTGGGGATTGCTGGGCGGTCGGGCGGCCGGCCTCTCGGACATGACCGTCAATCCCGGACGAGAAGATTACCGCCGGCTTGGCAACATCGATACTGCCGTTCTGCAGCCGGGTGATGTTCTCGAAATCCGTTCTGCCGGCGGCGGCGGACGCGGCAGTCCGCTGGAACGTGAAACGTGGCGGGTGGCGCAGGACGTAGCGCGGGGCTACGTTTCACCGGAGACTGCCGAGCGCGATTACGGCGTTATCATTTACGATGGCTCGGTCGACGAGGTGGCCACGGCTGACCTGAGGGCTTCGCGCGGCAAGCCGACCCCCCACTTCCATTACGGCCCGGAGCGAGAAGGCTACGAGGCGCAATGGACGCCCGCAGCCTATAATCTCCTGACGGAGATTCTCGCCGGCCTTCCCATCCACTGGCGTTTCTTCACAAAAACGGAAATCTTCCGCCGCATGAAGGGACGCGTCGGACCGGGCGGCGTCGCGGCCGCTCTTGCGGATGTGAGTGCGCGCTTCAAGGAAATGCCGCAGCCCGCAATCGAAACCAAAGAGGCGGCCGAATGAAGCCTGACAGGCGGCCGGCGCGGGACATGGGACGGATCGTACGTCTTGCCGAGCAAGGCAGGCCTCCGGTTCATTTCCTGCTGGACGGTGAAGAATGCGAAGCGTTAGCCGGCGACACGGTGCTGACGGCCATGCTCCTTCACGCCCCAGCGCTGAGGCAGTCCGAGTTCGGACCGGAAAAAAGGGCGGGCTTCTGCCTCATGGGGGCTTGTCAGGACTGCTGGGTCTGGCAGGAGGATGGCGGGCGGATAAGAGCCTGCACGACACTCATTGCCGGCGGCATGAAGCTCCTTAGCGACGTCCCGCCGGGATGGCCTTCATGAGCGGGGAGGCACA is part of the Rhizobium jaguaris genome and encodes:
- a CDS encoding hydantoinase B/oxoprolinase family protein, with product MFDPLNLQVFANHTRAAAENMAYTLQRTAHSAFVKETEDFTVMLINRKGETFGVPMGLGATWYPGLTYTRAIEMIDDYKPGDVAFTNDPYSCFVATHAPDTHLWKPVFYGGEIIAWTGGHIHNTDMGGAVPASLSRALTEIHQEGIRFPPMKLVNEGVFDEDILKIMTINVRKPDLNIGDIKALVGALKTGERKILAMVEKFGKEAFLEGAEVLLDHAEAQARDLLRSMPDGTWEFVDYADEDSVEANPCRLKLTLTIKGDEALLDFTGSDPQLGSSLNVPSGGDPRHTMLLVGVYYVLYTLNPKILLNTGLTRPFTCIAPKGSVLNPIAPAAVGMRSLTCARLRSVIFGAFCQAVPEKLPAAPAGNNCIVNVMTTDERTGRTVIAAVNPVVGGGGGMPHRDGTNGSGADAAYLKNTPIEITETEVPIEFIKYGLAKDSGGAGRWRGGLATEMAFRVFAPGSRITARNRDRSFFRPWGLLGGRAAGLSDMTVNPGREDYRRLGNIDTAVLQPGDVLEIRSAGGGGRGSPLERETWRVAQDVARGYVSPETAERDYGVIIYDGSVDEVATADLRASRGKPTPHFHYGPEREGYEAQWTPAAYNLLTEILAGLPIHWRFFTKTEIFRRMKGRVGPGGVAAALADVSARFKEMPQPAIETKEAAE
- a CDS encoding (2Fe-2S)-binding protein, with the translated sequence MKPDRRPARDMGRIVRLAEQGRPPVHFLLDGEECEALAGDTVLTAMLLHAPALRQSEFGPEKRAGFCLMGACQDCWVWQEDGGRIRACTTLIAGGMKLLSDVPPGWPS